In Eupeodes corollae chromosome 3, idEupCoro1.1, whole genome shotgun sequence, a single genomic region encodes these proteins:
- the LOC129948944 gene encoding protein shisa-5 isoform X2 encodes MSGDEFNTNFPWGFVLFIILIIFFSMCTHCCRNERGAVYRTPVVVTSATHTAPGGYPAGVQTVSVYPTSSSGYQQAPYPQQAPYPVMGVPTAMPMPMQHAQMNPNPIGINQHINPPYPTAAAPYPPNTNYNYSMNPPSYDSAVGPNQPAYEKQAPYNPGYTGGY; translated from the exons ATGTCCGGCGATGAGTTTA ATACAAATTTCCCCTGGGGATtcgttttgtttataattttaataattttcttcagCATGTGCACCCATTGTTGTCGAAATGAACGGGGTGCAGTTTATAGAA ctccTGTTGTCGTAACTTCAGCAACGCACACAGCGCCCGGAGGCTACCCCGCTGGTGTTCAAACTGTTTCGGTTTATCCGACTTCTAGTTCAGGCTATCAACAGGCGCCTTATCCACAGCAAGCACCATATCCAGTTATGGG AGTACCAACAGCAATGCCGATGCCAATGCAACATGCTCAAATGAATCCCAATCCAATTGG aATTAATCAACATATTAATCCACCGTATCCGACGGCAGCGGCACCTTATCCACCAAACACCAACTATAACTACAGTATGAACCCCCCATCATATGACAGCGCAGTAGGTCCCAACCAACCCGCATACGAAAAACAAGCACCTTACAATCCAGGCTACACGGGAGgatattaa
- the LOC129948944 gene encoding nematocyst expressed protein 4 isoform X3: MMDTGIIMVITLGTTTLIICACVFVKSWVKGKKTIFEAPVVVTSATHTAPGGYPAGVQTVSVYPTSSSGYQQAPYPQQAPYPVMGVPTAMPMPMQHAQMNPNPIGINQHINPPYPTAAAPYPPNTNYNYSMNPPSYDSAVGPNQPAYEKQAPYNPGYTGGY; the protein is encoded by the exons ATGATGGATACTGGTATTATTATGGTAATTACCTTAGGAACCACAACTTTGATAATATGTGCATGTGTATTCGTAAAAAGTTGGGTGAAGGGAAAGAAAACTATTTTCGAAG ctccTGTTGTCGTAACTTCAGCAACGCACACAGCGCCCGGAGGCTACCCCGCTGGTGTTCAAACTGTTTCGGTTTATCCGACTTCTAGTTCAGGCTATCAACAGGCGCCTTATCCACAGCAAGCACCATATCCAGTTATGGG AGTACCAACAGCAATGCCGATGCCAATGCAACATGCTCAAATGAATCCCAATCCAATTGG aATTAATCAACATATTAATCCACCGTATCCGACGGCAGCGGCACCTTATCCACCAAACACCAACTATAACTACAGTATGAACCCCCCATCATATGACAGCGCAGTAGGTCCCAACCAACCCGCATACGAAAAACAAGCACCTTACAATCCAGGCTACACGGGAGgatattaa